The following proteins come from a genomic window of Magnetococcales bacterium:
- a CDS encoding DUF465 domain-containing protein, translating to MFEDQLQAVQELLETDAQFRELHEQHQNLKDKIAELGPRSLGDFTVERMKKEKLLIKDKMATILQRHTETRV from the coding sequence ATGTTCGAGGACCAGCTCCAGGCCGTTCAAGAGTTGTTGGAGACCGATGCCCAGTTTCGGGAACTCCATGAACAGCATCAAAACCTGAAAGACAAGATTGCCGAATTGGGACCACGCAGCCTGGGAGACTTCACTGTCGAACGCATGAAGAAGGAAAAGTTGTTGATCAAAGACAAAATGGCCACCATTCTGCAACGCCACACCGAAACCCGAGTCTGA
- the cysC gene encoding adenylyl-sulfate kinase: MNEKSSNTVWQPATITRLDREKKNNHRGLVIWFTGLSGSGKSTLAQATEAKLFETGFHTYTLDGDNMRHGLCADLGFSNEDRIENIRRIGEVARLLMDAGTIVLAAFISPFQSDRQKVRNLVEPGTFFEIYCNCSLDICEQRDVKGLYRKARAGQIPNFTGISSPYEPPRTPELELDTGHLDIASCAERIVTEIRPRIAL; encoded by the coding sequence ATGAACGAGAAAAGCTCGAATACGGTTTGGCAACCAGCCACCATCACACGACTTGATCGGGAAAAGAAAAACAATCATCGCGGTCTGGTCATCTGGTTTACCGGACTCTCCGGCTCCGGAAAATCCACGCTGGCCCAGGCTACCGAGGCCAAACTTTTCGAGACAGGCTTCCACACCTATACCCTTGATGGCGACAACATGCGCCATGGCCTGTGCGCAGACCTTGGCTTTTCCAACGAAGATCGCATCGAGAATATTCGCCGAATCGGTGAAGTGGCCCGGCTCCTGATGGATGCCGGAACCATCGTCCTCGCCGCCTTCATCTCCCCGTTTCAATCCGACCGGCAAAAAGTTCGCAATCTGGTCGAGCCGGGAACCTTCTTTGAAATATACTGCAATTGTTCACTGGATATCTGCGAACAGCGCGACGTGAAAGGTCTCTATCGCAAAGCCAGAGCCGGACAAATTCCCAATTTTACCGGTATCTCATCCCCCTACGAACCTCCACGCACACCCGAATTGGAGCTGGATACCGGCCATCTGGATATTGCCAGTTGTGCAGAACGCATCGTGACAGAAATCAGGCCTCGCATTGCCCTGTAG